Within the Miscanthus floridulus cultivar M001 chromosome 2, ASM1932011v1, whole genome shotgun sequence genome, the region AGGCTAAAAAGCTGATGGAATGGTTTCATCCATACAACCATATGGGCATGCACGGCTGCTTCCTTGTCTCGACTTTATATCCCTTCTGCTTTCAGGAAATGGACGCATAGCATGAATCAGGGATGGCGTGTGCGACGCCCATTCGATGGGTGTCGCTGCTCACGCTAGGGACCTAACTGCCCATCGATCGAGCAAGCTCTTGAGGGCTTGCTTGCAAGTTGCAATTGAAGCGACTCGGCCGGCCTCGTTGACGCGGCAAACATAACGATGAACGAAAGCGTGTTTGTTGCCCTGTTGGTCATCAATTCAGCATGGACGGACGACTGCTTCCTCGTTCATTTCCCTGTGGAAAAACACAAACCAAACGGCAAAGGCAGTCTTCTTCTACTCTTGTGTAAGGGTGGCAATGGGTAAATCCCCATCGGGTATGGCCACCCCAGACCTATCCCCGTCATAAAATTTTGGTACCGTCAGAATACCCATACCCGTCATGGGTGGGGATTTTTCCCCAGACCCATACCCGACGGGGTAAATCATACCCGTCGGGTCACCCGTACCCGCCAATAATTTATTCACGCATatgaaaatcaacaattcaacaacaacaaccactaaccagagcacataaaattagacaaataatagcatataataATATCTTCTGCAAATTAAGATTTCTTTCCATTTAGTTTCTCCTCTACATTAGTCATGATTAATGTATAAGTTACTGATTATAGACATGGTTTCAGGAACTTTCAAGTAGAGTATTGGACTCGTTGACTGAAGAAGAGTGTAGCCATCTTGCAAGTACCATACCTTCTGTTGAAGCAGCATTGCTTGAATGGGTCATCAATCTCATGGCAGATGTGGTAAAAAATGAAAGCTACAACAAGATGAATGCTCGCAACGTTGCTATGGTTTTTACACCAAATATGACCAAGGTTACTGGCAAGATATTTGTTTCTCTCTACCTGCGTTACTTTTCAGAATCTGTAGTATAACCATAGAGAATTGATCTCTTTCAGATGACCGGgtatttttcacccatgggtaAACGGTTACGGGGACCGCTGGAACATACCCATAcccgcgtacccgatgggtgaagggtttggtccatttacgtacccgtgggtagtgtgtttagtccatatttagaccctaatggagtaaatacccgtcgggtatcaggtcgcgggtccccattgccatctCCACTCTTGTGGATATTTTCTTTCGGGGGCAGGTAGGCACTCTGTTGCTTTCATATGAGGTGCTGAATGAGCCATGCCggctgtcggtgcgaaaagtgaccaacgagtaaatatttgtagttttgtcgtgcgttgtgatcagatttggcctagcactcaatgacacaggatttatactggttcaggcaacgtgccctacgtccagttttggtcggtcagtgactttattcctgagcccatgtgctcgaagtttgctgtgaggTTATAAACGACTGAGAATAAGAAGGGGGTATTAAAGGTCCGGTCGGATTctgaaccgaagggccgagagtgacgggagctctaaaatgcgctaagtattggagcgtatacatgtagctttagagttctagagctgtggagctgttcgagtgctcagatTGTCTAGAGCCAGCCAGAGAGAGTCTGAACAACCgtccctgttgggagagagcgcatccccttttataggtgaaggagatggccttacaagttagagagaaagagagagagagtgtgtacgtgtgctacctagtcttgttgcccacgctgtcggatACATGGTTGTCGGCGTCCACAATATTGTTGAtgtccagatgcatgtggcaggctccaccgtgttcgcctggtatggcaaatgtcggcatctaccatactgtaggacaaatgtcgacgcctacaacactgtttgtgttctgacacgcctggaaggttgcatagtacccgtctggcatggcctggAGGTACTGTCCTGCAAGTGTGCAtggtatggcagggtacggtcctcggtattacggttgactttaacgccttaccttatctgctccgcctgatccttGGGTCTTCATCgaacgggcgtccccggtcggtcattcccagtcggctccgaccgcatCGGCCGGGGAAGAAATCACGAGCGGAGGTCCGAAGTATCCCCGGTCGAAAAAGAAGGTCGGAGTCGGACCGTGTCTCACCtttagccaggccttccggtcagggaTCGGGCCGTTGCCCTGGCCGGTCGTTAGGTAACTGGGCCGGCCCGGAAGACGTGCGTTGTCGCTACGCCGTCTACTAGGCCGAGCTTTTGCCTTAGAAGCGGACCTATTGAgggccccgggtttatgaacccgacacctgcATTCATTCCATGGCTTATCCATCATCCAGTGGTTGGAGTTGGACTGCAACTCCTCCATACCAACCGAATAAACAGACAGTGATTCGTCGGTTTTGTGGGGAGACTGGAGAGTACGTGAGGCCAGCTGAGCGGCTGGATTTTTGCAGCAAGTTGAGATCTGCCTGCAGGTCAAGCCGAAGAGGCGAAGCCAAGTATTTTAGTACTGCATGAGAACTCAATAGCCAATAGGTGGTCAAGTAAACATCTGGTAGTAGTAGATTGGTTGTGGAGAGAAAGCAAGGGTTCAAATGGGAGAGAAAGAATTAGTAGACTCGGCTCACGAAGTAGTTGGAGATATATTGGTATAATATAGCCTTCAGGATTCTTCTAGTCAAAACTTTGTCCATTTCCTCGTTTATATATGCGATCAGCAGATATCATTGAAGAGGTGGACTtaactgtatatatatatatatggaacccTAGCTTTCTCGTCCTCCTGTTCGTGGACAGGAGAGCATTCCTATCCCATCTTGAGAAGGTGAACGCCCTTTTCATATCCTACTAGATGAACCAAAAGGAAGAAAGAAGCATCCACAGGCAAATCTGAAGGAGCAATTACTTGAGGAGTGCTGACATTGCGTGGTTATAGACGTATACATATACTAATTATAAAATATTCTGAACATTTTCTGGTCCTAGAGATTCTCAGATCGATGACTTTGATACAGATGCTAACTAAGCAAACTCTTTGTTCATGTCCAGCAAAATCAATTTCTTTTTTTAAAGATAATGAGGCATACTATAACACTCTGGGAGGATCTTTATATAACATGCAGCAGTAACACAATATACAGAACAGAGTAAAACCAAAAGTCACATCACAACTTCAGCTCTCAAAAATTGACAACATTGCAAATGTACAGATACAAATATCTCTCATTTGAGCTTTCAGCATGAAGCAAATACTAGAAAAACCCAGCGTGTGCTGCTCAGTAGCAGCAATACGCTTAATCCAAGGTACATCATGGCTATTGTTAGCTAGTAAGGTTATATCATACTGTGCAACGATTTTACAAGCCAATACTACACCAATTTATTCACGGAAACATGATCGACCCATATATTTTGAAAAATTGCCGCCTCTTCAATATTATACCTCAGTACTGGGTATCCTTTGCTCCCAACAAAAAAGATACCAAAACCCAAAAGGAGGTGTGCTTCTTTACTTCCATGTGCACAAATCCCAAAATTACTCCTGAGATCCACCCCTTGATTTAGCCCTTATCTCGAGATCTCTGATACGGTCACTTAGCACAGAACTCGATTGCTCACATTCCTTGTCGGAAATAGGAGAATCGACTCCAGGGCTTGACTCAGGTCTGCCCAACAGGTTTAAGGGCTGCACTTGTGCAGGTGTAGGATGAGATTCCAAGGGAGGAATATTTAAGGAGAGTCTTACAGCCGGATTCCGGATAACTGAGAAagatgaaatattttttttatcaatTAAGGAACATAAATCATAAGATAGGCAGAGACCATGAACAAAGATAGATCTCGTCTGGAAAGTGACATACCAGCACCATAAACAAGTGAGAAAAAGTTTGATGTGACCCAGTAAAAGAAAATTGCCTGTCAAAGAAATGAAATATTAATGGCAGCGGCGCAGCGCAAATGTATGAGTTGCGGTGTTATAGTTCCACAAGTCATCAAAGCTGAGCATATTTGACATGAGATGAATAATAGATTTTGGATTGCCCTCAGCATAAGTATAGATTTATCAGGAAGTGAGAACAGTAGGCACAATCGGCACTACGAAGTATGAACTGTCCCTTACGGTTCCAGCAGCAATTTCATTCAGCACAGCATATTTTGACACTATTTTCGGGTAAAACAATTGGCAAAACCTTCTAGAGCAGTAGCAAAACCAAAATGGCTGCGCCAAATGTAAAATACAAAAAACTTGTTCGAGGAAAAAAGTAGACTTCCTCTGTAACCCACTCCCAGATAATTCAAGGATTCAATACACCTCACCCTTAAATTAAGGTGCCGTGCATGTTAATTTTGAATGTATTAACAAAAATAGGCAGCCATAACTTTCTGTCATGGCGTCTGGTAGTAGATAAGTatagacaagcctaatgagaagtaCTGAGTAGACTTTCCCAGACAAGGTCTGATCTGGTCAGTTTCAGAAACCAAACTGTCTGCCCAGAAACAGGTTATGGAAGACCAAATAAGCCCAAAGAATgttcatttatttattttgaGAAGGCCACATCTAGCGTTTAGGAGGGGGTAGCCAGAATGAGAACTTGCCGTTATTAAAAAAAATTGAGCCCTTAAATGTAATTTCTTACAGGTGATTTCAGAGTTTTGTACCTTTGGAAAAGCTGAATGTAAATGAAGGAAAACAGAACGGTGAGTTGATGCTTACTTAAAAACCTGAGCAGTTTCACAGTTACATACCTTTGGAAAGCCTATTGTAAATGGAACAAACAtaactccaaaaaatctagaGACCTTTTTCATTGTTTTTGCCATAGGATTTCCTTCCATGCCATCTTGCATATTAAGCTGAAAAATATATTTAGGAAAACACTAATatcttgacaaaaaaaaaaaacagataaacACAGTGGATAAAATGCAAACCTCTACTGTGGCCAGAAAGGTCAGTGATGTTAACACTGGGAGGATGAAAAAATTATCAGGAGTCGTCAAATCAGTAAACCAATACAAACCACCTCCTTTCATAGAGGGGACTTTCTCAACCATATTTGATATCTAAAATTGGAATAGAAAACATAAACATTAGAAATGAGAAATAAGGTTAATCCTATTGCTAGACTAGAATTTTGGATGCAACAAAAATGTGGTGTAAACTATAAACTTACAGCAAAGAAAAAGCTCATGAACATAGGTCCCTGTATGAATAGACCCTTCAATGGTGTCAATGGAGTCACACCATGTCTGAAGCAAGAAGTAATGAAACAATTATTTCAGTAATATATCTTATACAGCTTGTATGACGAGGAAAGAAAATACTAATAGAAAAAGATAACCGAAGGGGCAGTCAAGCCAGTTAAGATGTTCAATGATTTAGGACGAGGGAGGTTGCTTTCATATTTCATGAATAGGCAATAGCATGCGCGAACATAATAACATTTAAAAAGCTCTTGTGGAGCTACTCAATTAAAGGAGTGAGTTAAGTGATAGGCATTCCAGCCTCGTAAAATGATGAATCTGTAACatgaaataaaaaatatttggagcCACGCAGAAATGGAAAACAAGAAGCTATCTGGCAGTTTTGAGATCGAATAAAAAGTTAGACATAGAAAGCTGCACACCTAAGGAACAGCTCGCCCAATTTCTGTTTCCCCACTTCCATTGATCTTGGATCAGTTGACTGCAAAGCATAAATAGTTTCTTGTTTTTCATAACGAGCATACCAAGTAAATGCTAAACAAATTCCATATAAACTGCAATGTGAACTGAACAAATTAACATACTTACATTTCGCATCTCTTCATTGATGGCTTCAATTTCTGGTCTCATATCCTACATCATATAATAGTTGTAGAAATCCACTTAGATGTGAATATTGTTGGATGCGAGAACAGTAAGCCACTTGCATTCTATGGCTATTGGCTAAAGGGAAAatttcaaaattagaaaactcaTGGCTAAAACAACAAGCCTTTAAATTTGCCTGTCCCTGTTCGCAGTTGGATATGAGATATCCTCCATGACTATACTAAAACTTCGAACCATACAGAAATATAAGCACTTCAATTCAAACCCAATTTTCTGATTTCCGAAATCGAATTTCACCAAAATAACATGCATCCATGCAACCAGCAAGGTGTTGTAAGGGCCTGTTATCAGCTCCTGGTACTGCTGTATGTCTGGGGGAGGGGGGACTGATTCTGTGGCTGAAAGTGATTCTCTAGAATAAACTCTATGGGGGACATGATTCTATGTGGGAAATGAATCATGAGATTTTTTTCAGATCCCAGCATCTTAGTTCATTTCAGAGAATCAATTGACATAATCATCTGAGAGCGATTCTCTGTAAAAGTACAGGTTGGCAGAGTTCACTGGAATCAGCTTGGGAGATGCTCTAAGAAGTCTACCAAAACAAGCCATAAGTTTTTAGCATCCATATCACTAGAAATTGCACAGAAACATTGCAACATTTTGCTTAACCAAACTCAGGGTATTAGTAGGGGAAGCAATGAGTGGAGATTCCCCTGCAGACCTCGCACCCGGTTCGGACAGCAGGGATATCCTGGTCATACTATCATTATGCTTTAGCAATGTTACAAGTTTCGAACTTGAAAAGTTTTAGAAGCTTAGGTTCGAAAAAATTGACAAATTTTAGATGTTTGAGCACTCATGCAGTAATGCCTGGGCCGGTAACAAACACATATAAAAACAAAGGATTAAGTAAGAAGAGAAGGTTGTGAAGTACAGGCATTACATTTAACTTCATCGTCGACTTCATCTGGTTGATGAGCAACGGGACAGTCACTAACCGGATCATCACCGTCGTCAGCGCAATAGTCGCCCACCTGTTGATCACCGGAGCAGTAATATAGAACTTACGTCACAGGAAACGAAACCGCAACAAAAACATCGCGAAGCCCCGAAGGCATGCCATACCAGTTGAGCCCGGTGAAGGATTGCACGGCGTCCAGGAGGTGCTGCAGGGCCGCGACCGGAGGAAATGATTCGGCCGCGGCGGCAGCGACCTCCCCGGGGTACGGCGCCGGCGGCAAGGGGACGGACGCCACCCCATCCGAGAGCAGCTCCGACACGGggtccgcggcggcggcgtccgtcAAGACGTCCGTGCCTGGGGCCGAGGCGGAGGAGTAGGGGTGGGTGGCGAGGTGGAGAGCGAATGGGAGGGGGGAGGGGGCCAGGGCCCTGGATCTCGACGCCCATGGATGCGCGGAGGGGAACGGTGGTGCGGGTTGCTGCGATTGGGGCCGAGGCGGTGgcacgggggaggaggaggagggggagggagcGGGGTCGGAGTGGCCGTGGTGGGGAGGGACGAGGAGTGAGATGGAGGGGTGGAGGCGGCGGGAGAAGTGGTTGGACAGGCTGGTGGCGAGGCTCCTCCGCGCGGAGAAAGCCATGGCGGCGGCTGGGAGATCGCGAGGCGGTGGTGAGAGGGAGGCACGGAGTGGAGGGGAGgggaaggggagaagagagggtTAAACGAGCCGGAGACGGAGAGAATGTCCGGCCCAATATGCTGCTGGCATCTCGGCCCTACCCGTTTACGGCCGACTAGAGCAAGATGGGCCTTGCGTCAGCACTGGGCGTCCACAAAGTATCCAAGGCCTCTCGGCCCATCGTCTCTCCATTGAAGAAGACGGTGGGGCACCGGCCTACTAAACCAATCGCATCGCCGTTGGTGCCCTCGACGCGAAGCGCCAGCGTGATCGTCGCTCACAGTTGACAGGGCCACGCAGTGCTCTGCTCCAGTGCTCCGGGGAAGCCTGCAGCACTGTTCGATCTCGCGCGTGCCGGTCGACCACTGCAGCAGCAGGCGACTGGCCGGCACACCGCCATCGCCGCCATCTCTTCCTGtcgcctctctctctctgcgtTCCATTCGCTCCCTGTTCTGGCCTTCTGAATTCCTGTCTCGGAGCAGATAGCTGATCGAAAAGGAACTCTGATGCTTGTCGTAACGAGACAAacccgaggaagaagaaggatccTCCTCGACCTGTCCATCTCATGTACATTGCACCCACTGACTCGACTCCTGTGCCTTGAGATCTACAGTGCGTGGTGTGATGAAACTGTTGAGGCTTGCTTAGTTCCTTCCCTAAAGTTTACTccatatcccatcgaatgtttggacacatgcatggtctattaaatataaactaaaataataactaattgcacagtttgcgactaatttgcgagacgaatcttttaaacctaattagtccatgatttgacaatgtggtgctacagtaatacaTGTGCTAATAACTGATTAATTAGTCTCCCCGAATACTGaaggattctgtaatttatttttttattaatatccgaacactaTGTGATATTATCATGTGACACCCTATGTGATACTCCAAAACTTTACGCTATGGATTTAAGACTGAATCCTTTATACAAAGCCAACAATGCATGCGTTCCTATACAGTTATACTGCTGCACAGTGCATGGGCAGGCTCTGATCGATCGGCATGAACGAACGAGCGATAAGCTGTTGCAATGCAATGCATGCCGTCTCGGTCGCTCGAGCTAGCTGCACGTCGTGTCTCATCTGAAAGCCCTTTGCTTTGCTCCCTCCATTCACAAGTCAGACTCATGTACAGGAAGGAGCTCATGCTCACGTACAGAAGTTCACGCTCTGCTACTACTAGTCTGCAACAGAAGAAGAGCCACTACTGTCTGTGTCTGTGTTGCCTTCCCTTGCCGGCCATGGGCCATATGGTGGTgctagtgcatgcatgcattgttGACCTCACTTCTCTTCTTCATACATATCCTTGTTCCCTGCACAGACTACTGAAACACTTTCGAATTTTCGATGACTAAAAAAAGGCACCTCATGTCGGCTTTGGGCGACGGACCAGTAATAGTCAAATCGGCCAAACTTAAAATGTCTCAAACTGCAAGAGATTGCAATCACGAAGCAATTTACGGAGTCGGTCGGTAAAGGACTTGTAAGCTCTCAGGCAGACAGGGGTTAATTTGGGCTCCTTTTTACGTATTCCTGATGATGGTGACTCGATGTTTTGGAGAGACTGACGACTGATGGAACATTAGGTTTCACCAAGACACAGACAAGAGTTTAATTGCATGTCATGTGGTCAAGGTGGGTGGATAAACAATGATCCTCACATCTTCATTATTCCACACACCTAAACCGCAGACAGCCAGGTATAAGTTAGCATTCCATTCTCCTGCCTTGATCTGCATGAATTACTACTAGGAGTATTCTTCAAACGTATCATAGCTAGGCATCTAGATAAACTAAGAAATGTGTAGATGCTCCATGGGAATCAGGAGGCGCTTAGAACAAGACTGACCATTTCCGATCCTCAAATTGTTTTTACACATCCACAGTACTCCTGGGTTATTAgttgtttcttttcttttgtttaatTTTCACCATGCAGGCATGGCTACCTAGCTAGCTAGGGCATCATGCATGATGCATCTGCCAAGAGAGGACAAGCTAGGTACCCACAGAGGCTGTCCAGTTTACGTATATGTTGACGAAATGGCGCCTTTTGCTGCCGAAAATTGGTACGCGAATCTTGCAGTTTTGTTTTGTCTACGCATGGCCTTTTCATTA harbors:
- the LOC136540785 gene encoding mitochondrial inner membrane protein OXA1-like, with the protein product MAFSARRSLATSLSNHFSRRLHPSISLLVPPHHGHSDPAPSPSSSSPVPPPRPQSQQPAPPFPSAHPWASRSRALAPSPLPFALHLATHPYSSASAPGTDVLTDAAAADPVSELLSDGVASVPLPPAPYPGEVAAAAAESFPPVAALQHLLDAVQSFTGLNWWATIALTTVMIRLVTVPLLINQMKSTMKLNDMRPEIEAINEEMRNSTDPRSMEVGKQKLGELFLRHGVTPLTPLKGLFIQGPMFMSFFFAISNMVEKVPSMKGGGLYWFTDLTTPDNFFILPVLTSLTFLATVELNMQDGMEGNPMAKTMKKVSRFFGVMFVPFTIGFPKAIFFYWVTSNFFSLVYGAVIRNPAVRLSLNIPPLESHPTPAQVQPLNLLGRPESSPGVDSPISDKECEQSSSVLSDRIRDLEIRAKSRGGSQE